A single genomic interval of Candidatus Ancaeobacter aquaticus harbors:
- the waaF gene encoding lipopolysaccharide heptosyltransferase II, giving the protein MKILQMVPELECGGVETGTVDLALMLKERGHIPYVITSGGSMVAKLESSQVTCIKLPVHKKSIISIIGTIFKVRKIVREEDIDIVHARSRVPGWIGYFAVQGTHAHFVTTAHGYYSTHFASRVMGRGEKVIVPSAVISEHMENDFGVVKDKLVLIPRGVDVRKFREKEPELGGIKDTYNIGVIGRLTPIKGHSYVIRALTIILRSFPHVKLFIIGDAYGKKVHYKDELIRLVEELGLKDNIVFTGACSDVSKILDNLDIVILSSIVPEAFGRVITEAFAACVPVIATRLGGALDIIDDKKNGLLVEPKDENAIAEAVTTLFQDHKLCEKIIKNALEKVHSEYTLEKMYERTCQVYEECVNTKKILIVKLSALGDIVLISPSVRAIKKKYPYAKITALTSSRYKGLFKKSRDIHHVLTYDKGNNPLALMKLIRKLRHYRFDIAVDFQNTYRTHLILFFGWIKKSIGYKRKCGFLMSESVDMPTTPMDPVSHQFKLLSVLDIPLENRQIEFWTGEEDKRAVKKIFRANNINEDETLIAINPGGSHKWKSKRWPRERFAELINVLYERYQARTVLIGGNDLSEYKDYFKQNLSVPYIDTIGLTSISEAGELLKRCKLLVTGDSAPLHIAAGCAVPFVALFGPTDPHKHMPIAKGTVITKNVECSPCVKNTCGEHICMENITVSDVLEKVAQYI; this is encoded by the coding sequence ATGAAAATTTTGCAAATGGTCCCTGAATTAGAATGTGGCGGTGTTGAAACCGGTACCGTTGATTTGGCTCTTATGCTTAAAGAACGCGGCCATATTCCTTATGTTATCACTAGCGGTGGCAGTATGGTTGCAAAGCTGGAATCTTCTCAGGTAACCTGCATAAAGCTTCCCGTACATAAAAAATCAATTATATCGATTATCGGTACTATATTTAAGGTGAGAAAGATTGTGCGTGAAGAAGACATTGATATTGTACATGCCCGAAGCCGTGTGCCCGGATGGATCGGATATTTTGCAGTACAAGGGACGCATGCACATTTTGTAACTACTGCCCATGGATATTATAGTACCCATTTTGCAAGTAGGGTGATGGGTCGTGGCGAAAAAGTCATTGTGCCGAGCGCGGTAATATCAGAGCACATGGAAAATGATTTTGGGGTTGTTAAGGACAAGCTTGTTTTGATCCCACGCGGCGTTGATGTGAGAAAATTCAGAGAAAAGGAACCTGAACTCGGTGGCATTAAAGATACCTACAATATAGGTGTTATTGGACGATTGACGCCTATCAAAGGACATAGTTATGTTATTCGTGCACTAACAATTATATTGCGCTCATTTCCACATGTTAAACTGTTTATTATAGGTGATGCCTATGGAAAGAAAGTACACTACAAAGATGAGTTAATACGGCTTGTTGAGGAACTCGGATTAAAAGATAATATTGTTTTTACCGGAGCATGTTCGGACGTATCAAAAATATTAGATAATTTAGATATTGTTATTCTGTCATCCATTGTTCCAGAAGCATTTGGAAGGGTAATAACTGAAGCGTTTGCAGCCTGTGTGCCTGTTATTGCCACACGTTTGGGTGGTGCATTAGATATTATTGACGATAAGAAAAATGGTCTTTTAGTAGAACCAAAAGATGAGAATGCAATTGCCGAGGCAGTGACAACACTGTTTCAGGATCATAAACTTTGCGAGAAGATAATTAAAAATGCTCTCGAGAAAGTACATTCTGAATATACCCTCGAAAAGATGTACGAGAGAACATGTCAAGTGTATGAAGAATGTGTGAATACAAAAAAGATTCTTATTGTGAAACTAAGTGCGCTTGGCGATATCGTGCTTATCAGTCCTTCTGTCCGCGCCATTAAAAAGAAATATCCGTACGCTAAAATAACGGCGCTTACATCATCTCGATATAAAGGCCTGTTCAAAAAATCGAGAGACATACATCATGTTCTTACCTATGATAAAGGGAACAATCCTCTTGCTCTTATGAAACTCATTAGAAAATTGCGTCATTACCGGTTTGACATTGCTGTCGATTTTCAAAACACGTACCGAACTCATCTTATACTTTTTTTTGGTTGGATAAAAAAGTCGATAGGGTATAAAAGAAAATGCGGTTTTTTGATGTCTGAAAGTGTTGATATGCCTACCACACCCATGGATCCTGTCAGTCACCAGTTTAAACTGTTAAGCGTGCTTGATATACCTCTTGAGAATAGACAAATAGAGTTTTGGACCGGTGAAGAAGATAAGAGAGCGGTAAAAAAGATATTTCGTGCTAACAATATTAATGAGGATGAAACTTTGATAGCAATAAATCCTGGGGGCAGTCATAAGTGGAAATCAAAGAGATGGCCAAGAGAAAGGTTTGCAGAGTTGATAAACGTGCTTTATGAACGTTACCAGGCGCGTACGGTTCTTATTGGCGGAAATGATCTCTCGGAATATAAGGATTATTTTAAGCAAAACCTGTCTGTTCCATATATTGATACCATTGGACTTACTTCAATTTCTGAGGCCGGTGAGCTTTTAAAACGGTGCAAACTTCTTGTTACCGGAGATAGCGCTCCGCTCCATATTGCTGCAGGATGCGCAGTGCCGTTTGTGGCATTGTTTGGACCGACAGACCCTCATAAGCATATGCCTATTGCAAAAGGTACGGTTATTACTAAGAACGTTGAATGCAGTCCGTGTGTAAAAAACACGTGTGGGGAACACATATGTATGGAGAATATCACTGTCAGTGATGTTCTTGAAAAAGTAGCTCAATACATATAA
- the waaF gene encoding lipopolysaccharide heptosyltransferase II produces MKDKRKKILIVRMDRMGDVLLSTPAIHAVRKQYKDSYIAVLVRPYTVDAVKHNPDIDEVIVYDKEYAHKGMVNNIGFVVHLFMKRFDVALILHSTNRSVLLSFLAGIKKRVGYDRRLKYLLTHPIPYRKHKGEKHEVDYSLELTVLLGVDISQATKKPLFVVSHDDEQFIGTLLQNKGIKRTDRIICIHPGASCPSKRWSFQRFREVVQHYKKRDSVRIVIIGGDEEIDTADSIAQGHEVGVINLAGVLSIGQMGAVLKHSCCLVSNDSGPVHAASALNVPVVVLFGRKNPGLSSQVWGPIGDNNIVLHKDVGCVHCLAHNCKTGFQCLDAITVDDVIGAVNTILEENNGH; encoded by the coding sequence ATGAAAGACAAACGCAAAAAGATATTAATTGTGAGAATGGATCGCATGGGGGATGTGCTTTTGAGCACACCTGCAATTCATGCTGTACGCAAACAATATAAAGACTCGTATATTGCTGTTTTAGTGAGGCCTTATACGGTCGATGCGGTCAAACATAATCCTGATATTGATGAAGTTATAGTTTATGATAAAGAATATGCACATAAAGGGATGGTTAATAATATTGGCTTTGTCGTGCATCTTTTCATGAAGAGATTTGATGTTGCACTTATTCTCCATAGCACGAACAGATCGGTGCTCTTAAGCTTTTTAGCGGGTATCAAGAAGAGGGTGGGATATGACAGGAGACTAAAATATCTTTTAACTCATCCGATTCCGTATCGGAAGCATAAAGGGGAGAAACATGAGGTAGATTATTCCTTAGAATTAACGGTTTTACTGGGAGTTGATATCTCGCAAGCAACAAAAAAGCCATTGTTTGTTGTTTCTCATGATGATGAACAATTTATTGGAACACTATTGCAAAATAAAGGGATAAAGAGAACTGATCGGATTATTTGCATTCATCCCGGAGCAAGTTGTCCTTCTAAAAGATGGTCCTTCCAGCGGTTTAGGGAAGTTGTGCAGCACTACAAAAAAAGAGATTCTGTACGTATTGTTATTATTGGTGGAGATGAAGAAATTGATACTGCTGACAGTATTGCACAAGGACATGAGGTAGGGGTAATTAATCTCGCGGGAGTGTTATCTATTGGACAAATGGGAGCAGTGCTAAAACATTCATGTTGCTTAGTATCAAATGATTCTGGGCCGGTACATGCAGCAAGCGCACTTAACGTACCTGTTGTTGTGCTTTTTGGAAGAAAAAATCCAGGATTAAGCTCTCAGGTGTGGGGACCTATAGGCGACAACAACATTGTCCTGCATAAGGATGTAGGGTGTGTTCACTGTTTAGCACATAATTGCAAAACCGGTTTTCAGTGTCTTGATGCAATAACTGTAGATGACGTTATTGGAGCGGTAAATACAATATTAGAAGAAAATAATGGTCACTAA
- a CDS encoding peptide chain release factor-like protein gives MNYEQTTMNENMDKFGVSSAKEKKLNEIMVRLKIYERDFKESFIRSRGSGGQNVNKVATCVYLKHIPTGLEVKCSKHRSQALNRYSARKLLAEKIEEKVLGKKSEKRKKIEKIRRQKRKRSKRAKEKMLEEKKKQSDKKVLRKKVPINGE, from the coding sequence ATGAACTATGAACAAACAACAATGAACGAAAATATGGATAAATTTGGCGTAAGCTCAGCAAAAGAAAAAAAACTTAACGAAATTATGGTTCGTTTAAAAATATATGAACGAGACTTCAAAGAATCGTTTATTCGTTCTCGTGGTTCTGGTGGACAGAATGTTAATAAGGTCGCAACCTGTGTATATTTAAAACATATTCCCACCGGTCTTGAAGTAAAATGCAGTAAACATAGATCCCAAGCGCTAAACCGTTATTCTGCCCGTAAATTACTCGCTGAAAAGATCGAAGAAAAAGTGCTCGGTAAAAAGTCTGAGAAACGAAAAAAAATAGAAAAAATCAGAAGGCAAAAAAGAAAAAGATCTAAAAGAGCAAAGGAAAAGATGCTTGAAGAAAAGAAGAAGCAATCAGACAAAAAAGTGTTACGTAAAAAAGTACCTATTAATGGGGAATGA
- the waaF gene encoding lipopolysaccharide heptosyltransferase II encodes MVKDKNIKKILMVKLSSIGDVVHALPILKSLRDTYPEAYIAWMIKRTCKDIIEGNPYLDEVIIFERARWGKLRNIFLTVKEIFLFMKSIRSKKFDVVVDFQGLFYTGLVTFFTGCKKRYGFKNAREFSFIFYNRKVAVPTMEMHAVNRYFLLAEALGATHRKPEFTIAVSSADSEKVDSLLAQYTQGDSTKPVIAINPSARWITKQWQMEKFAELSDALARQMNAVIVLIGSSADKELVERLIERMKTNPLNATGRTNLKQLVALLEKTDLVISNDTGPMHIAVAVGTPVLGLFGPTNPVRTGPFGLEHVVIRKDIFCSPCLKKKCCDLICMDLLTTEDVLHAVHENIVKGTFSKISPKKVDRLRAQMNIIDEIGDHTLDVLILSDGKAGHVNQTVGMVKNIDNVNYHVARIKYRTTFHRGLAWVAGVCGLGETGFLKSMLKPNSYRQIMESVPKVVLSAGISVAPINLMLGRIFKAKKVVSMKPGPLKLKRFDLAIIPMHDDPPKMDNVVETLGAPNIIGKELLEAEKDKIVHNIHFKKDIKIGVFIGGETPDYFISKKTMLVLIQKIKDLCNEFDAEVLIATSRRTARGLEKLLSQAFDNDPRCKMLLLASQAETNPIPGILSVSDIIVVTEESISMVSEAASSGKYVFVLKIDRKENRKLKQERTIEELVIHGYVLKSDVFTLYNTIVNFWPTRKPPKILNDTVVASEALAKLLEQCGFNRDIAYLKKVS; translated from the coding sequence ATGGTTAAAGATAAAAATATCAAAAAAATTCTTATGGTGAAGCTTAGTTCTATTGGAGATGTTGTTCACGCTCTTCCCATCCTAAAATCATTACGTGATACGTATCCTGAAGCATATATTGCATGGATGATAAAAAGAACGTGTAAAGATATCATTGAGGGCAATCCCTATCTTGATGAGGTCATAATATTCGAACGTGCACGATGGGGTAAATTGAGAAATATCTTTCTGACGGTCAAAGAGATATTTCTATTTATGAAATCTATCAGATCAAAAAAATTTGACGTTGTTGTTGATTTTCAGGGTCTTTTCTATACCGGTTTAGTAACATTCTTTACCGGATGTAAAAAAAGGTACGGGTTTAAAAATGCGCGAGAATTTTCCTTTATATTTTATAATAGAAAAGTAGCTGTTCCCACAATGGAGATGCATGCGGTAAATAGATATTTTCTTCTTGCCGAAGCGTTGGGCGCAACTCATAGAAAGCCCGAGTTTACCATTGCCGTATCATCGGCTGATAGCGAAAAAGTTGATTCGCTCCTTGCTCAATACACACAAGGAGACAGTACTAAACCTGTTATTGCAATAAATCCTTCTGCTCGTTGGATCACTAAGCAGTGGCAGATGGAAAAATTTGCTGAGCTGTCAGATGCACTTGCTCGTCAGATGAATGCCGTTATTGTTCTTATTGGAAGTAGCGCAGATAAAGAATTAGTTGAAAGATTGATCGAAAGAATGAAAACGAATCCTTTAAATGCAACAGGCAGAACAAATCTCAAGCAGCTTGTCGCTCTTCTGGAGAAGACGGATTTAGTTATCAGTAATGACACCGGTCCAATGCATATCGCTGTTGCAGTGGGAACACCGGTTTTAGGGCTTTTTGGCCCTACTAATCCTGTAAGAACGGGTCCTTTTGGATTGGAGCACGTAGTTATCAGGAAAGATATTTTTTGCAGCCCTTGTCTTAAGAAAAAATGCTGCGATCTTATATGTATGGATCTATTAACCACTGAGGATGTTTTACACGCAGTTCACGAAAATATAGTTAAGGGAACCTTTTCGAAAATATCACCTAAAAAAGTCGATCGACTTAGAGCGCAAATGAACATTATTGATGAGATCGGAGATCACACCTTAGATGTGTTGATTTTAAGTGACGGTAAAGCCGGTCATGTAAATCAAACGGTGGGTATGGTTAAGAATATTGATAACGTGAATTATCATGTAGCGCGAATAAAATACCGCACAACGTTTCATCGTGGGTTAGCATGGGTTGCGGGTGTGTGTGGGCTGGGAGAAACGGGATTTTTAAAAAGCATGTTAAAGCCAAATAGTTATCGCCAGATTATGGAGTCTGTGCCGAAAGTCGTTCTTTCAGCCGGTATATCGGTAGCGCCGATTAATCTCATGCTGGGAAGAATATTTAAGGCGAAAAAAGTGGTTAGTATGAAACCGGGGCCTCTCAAATTGAAACGTTTTGATCTTGCGATTATCCCTATGCATGATGACCCTCCGAAAATGGATAATGTAGTGGAAACATTAGGTGCCCCAAATATTATTGGTAAAGAGCTTTTAGAAGCTGAAAAAGATAAAATTGTTCATAATATTCACTTTAAGAAAGATATTAAAATAGGCGTATTTATTGGGGGAGAAACGCCAGATTATTTTATTTCTAAAAAGACTATGCTTGTATTAATCCAGAAGATAAAGGATCTATGTAATGAGTTTGATGCAGAAGTATTAATTGCAACATCGAGAAGAACCGCGCGTGGTTTGGAAAAATTATTATCACAAGCGTTTGACAATGATCCGAGATGTAAAATGCTCCTATTGGCGAGTCAGGCTGAGACAAATCCCATACCGGGGATATTGAGCGTGAGTGATATTATTGTTGTTACTGAAGAAAGTATATCCATGGTCTCTGAAGCTGCGAGTTCAGGTAAATATGTCTTTGTCTTAAAAATTGATAGGAAAGAAAACAGAAAACTTAAACAAGAACGTACGATTGAGGAATTAGTGATACATGGATATGTATTAAAATCTGATGTTTTTACTCTTTATAACACTATTGTAAACTTCTGGCCGACACGTAAACCTCCCAAAATTCTAAATGACACTGTTGTTGCATCTGAAGCACTTGCGAAACTACTTGAGCAATGTGGTTTTAATAGAGATATTGCATATCTCAAGAAAGTTAGTTGA
- a CDS encoding glycosyltransferase family 9 protein: protein MVREIRKILFITLSNVGDVVLTTPVMNILCQRYPHAHFTILVGPKASSVFDGDPLVDEVIEYNKKASLKEKCTLVRTLRRKNYDAVCDLRHTIIPIFLQGTLLTRLIRRKEEGLHAAIDHMRKLKNVSPQETPCFRLFASEKALDFQKEIWQKYAVGETEPVFGISPHAASSLKQWPIDRCIELIKNIQSQYTARCVLIGGNDARDIGESIMDSCPQCINLIGHTSISELIAIMSKMKGFVTNDSGPLHIASALDVPTVAIFGPSDDVRYGPRGKNHCIVHDINCRPCKLAQCKFSTHECIKSIGVKEVFDAVHNLGVI, encoded by the coding sequence ATGGTTAGAGAAATTCGAAAAATTCTTTTTATTACTTTAAGTAATGTAGGTGATGTTGTATTGACGACGCCAGTCATGAATATTCTTTGCCAGCGGTATCCTCATGCCCATTTTACCATCCTTGTCGGGCCTAAAGCATCATCGGTTTTTGACGGTGATCCGTTGGTTGATGAAGTTATCGAGTATAATAAAAAAGCTTCACTGAAAGAAAAGTGTACTCTTGTGCGGACACTGCGAAGAAAGAATTATGATGCTGTATGCGATCTGCGTCATACCATTATACCAATATTTCTTCAAGGCACACTTCTTACACGATTAATAAGAAGAAAAGAAGAGGGCTTGCACGCGGCCATAGATCATATGCGTAAATTGAAGAATGTGTCTCCACAAGAAACTCCATGTTTTCGCCTATTTGCATCAGAGAAAGCTCTGGATTTTCAAAAAGAGATATGGCAGAAATATGCGGTAGGTGAGACAGAACCTGTGTTTGGGATCAGTCCTCATGCGGCAAGTTCATTAAAACAATGGCCTATTGATAGATGTATTGAGCTCATAAAAAACATACAAAGCCAATACACAGCGCGGTGTGTTCTGATTGGTGGTAATGATGCGCGTGATATAGGTGAGAGTATTATGGATTCATGTCCTCAATGTATTAATCTTATAGGGCACACATCAATAAGTGAGCTTATTGCCATAATGAGTAAGATGAAGGGATTTGTAACAAATGATAGTGGGCCTCTTCATATAGCAAGTGCGTTAGATGTTCCAACTGTTGCGATTTTTGGGCCCTCTGATGATGTGCGGTACGGCCCGCGCGGAAAAAACCATTGTATCGTACATGATATTAATTGCAGGCCTTGCAAACTGGCACAATGTAAGTTTTCTACTCATGAATGTATAAAGTCAATAGGTGTTAAAGAAGTGTTTGATGCTGTTCATAATCTCGGAGTAATATAA
- the waaF gene encoding lipopolysaccharide heptosyltransferase II, with amino-acid sequence MRSKKNGNKEIKDICNILVVTKNWLGDAVCTTPAIRAIKETYKEASVSVLSHPRCVQIFEGNSDLSSVIPFEIRRGVRSLFDQVRLLKILKSHAFDTVFVLHRSRSMAFLTFLSGIKYRVGYGTKGRGVFLTHPVSTPKDEDMHMIAYHLNLLEECGIKARSWDCIFPVSKEDENAAEKLIKELGLSNEDRIILIGPGGNWDRKRWPASYFAKLIDIVSDRYNVRIVLTGSQKDAYLADIIMTRTKNPPYNAMGKTTLKSFGALLKRSRLYIGNDSGPTHIAAALAVPLIAIFGPTEPKLTGPLGKGNIAVLVNSVGCTLPCHESFCDDLRCIESVLVDDVVAEVKKVLETPFNG; translated from the coding sequence ATGAGAAGTAAAAAAAACGGAAATAAAGAAATAAAAGATATCTGTAACATACTTGTTGTTACAAAAAATTGGCTTGGCGATGCGGTGTGCACAACTCCCGCTATACGTGCAATAAAAGAAACGTATAAAGAAGCATCTGTTTCAGTTCTTTCCCATCCTCGATGTGTTCAAATATTTGAGGGAAATAGTGACCTGTCTAGTGTCATACCTTTTGAGATAAGACGTGGTGTCCGTTCATTATTTGATCAGGTACGATTATTAAAAATACTGAAGTCTCATGCATTTGACACTGTCTTTGTCCTGCATCGTTCTCGTTCAATGGCATTTTTAACTTTTCTTTCGGGTATTAAATATAGAGTTGGTTATGGCACAAAAGGTCGCGGTGTTTTTCTCACTCATCCGGTATCTACACCTAAAGACGAAGATATGCATATGATAGCCTATCATCTTAATCTTCTTGAAGAGTGTGGGATTAAAGCGCGCTCGTGGGATTGTATTTTTCCTGTAAGCAAAGAGGATGAAAATGCTGCTGAGAAATTGATCAAAGAACTTGGGTTGAGTAACGAAGACCGTATTATTCTTATAGGCCCAGGAGGAAACTGGGACCGTAAAAGATGGCCAGCATCATATTTTGCAAAACTTATTGATATCGTGAGTGATAGGTATAATGTACGCATTGTACTTACCGGTTCTCAAAAAGATGCTTACCTTGCGGATATAATTATGACACGAACAAAAAATCCTCCTTATAATGCTATGGGGAAAACGACCCTAAAATCTTTTGGAGCGTTGCTCAAAAGATCGAGGTTATATATTGGTAATGATTCAGGGCCGACACATATTGCAGCAGCATTAGCAGTACCTCTCATTGCTATATTTGGGCCTACAGAACCAAAGTTGACCGGTCCGTTAGGTAAAGGCAATATTGCTGTTTTAGTTAATTCTGTTGGGTGTACACTGCCGTGTCATGAGTCGTTTTGCGATGATTTACGTTGTATAGAATCGGTTCTTGTTGATGATGTAGTAGCAGAAGTTAAAAAAGTTCTAGAAACCCCTTTTAATGGTTAG